The Streptomyces sp. R28 region CAGGTTACTGACGGATAGTCATCAAATGGTGGGAGGGCTTCATTGACCCTGCGATAAGAATTTCCTTACGATCAAACCCGGGGGATTCCCGGAATTCCTCCCGGAGAGGCGTCGACTTTCCGGGAGGAGCTGGGATTCAGTTACCTCAAATTTAGCTCAAGTGAGGACAGCTTCTATGCATACCGCCGCCGCTGGCTATCTTGGAATTGACCAGTCCTCTGGTCCGGCAACGGCTACGAACGTGCCCGAAGTGGATGTGTTCAGAACGCTCCTGGACCGGTCCGGCCTCCTCCTCGCAAGCCTGGACCCCCAGATGTGCGTCGTCGAGGCGAACGAAGAGTTCGTCGACCAGTTCGGCTGCGACCGGGAGACCCTGGTCGGCAGCAGCTTCTACGACCTGCTGCACCCCGGTGTGCACGCCCCCATGCGCAAACAGTTCCAACGCCTCCTCGACGGGCGCCGCGAACGCTTCGTCGAGCACCTCGCCGGCATAGGGCCCCGGCAGGCCGTGTTCACCGGAGACATCACGGGCATCGCCGTGCACGCCGCGTGCGGCGAGCTCGTCGGGTTCGTCGTCGTCGTGAACCCGGAGGAGGCCGTACAGGTCAACGCCGTCGTCGTCGACCGCACTCGCATCCTCAGCGAGATCCACGCCCGCATCCTGGAAGGCATAGCCAGCGGCGAGTCCACGATATGCCTCGCCTCCCGCCTGTTCCTCAGCAGGCAGGGCGTCGAGTACCACGTCGGCACCATGCTCAAGAAGCTCAAGGCACCCAACCGCGCCGCCCTCGTCAGCCGCGCATACAGCCTCGGCGTCCTGAGTGTCGGCAAATGGCCGCCGAAGGTGTCGCCCGACTATGTGAAGTGACCGCCCCGGACGAGCCGGATCCGGACGCCGACGGCCAGGGCCACCGCCCAGAGCCGTCCCGGAACACCGACGCCCGTCCCCGCACCGAACTCGCCACCCACCGCACCACGTACCACCGCTCGGTCCGTGGACTCCCAGCAGTGGCGCCCATCCGTTCCGCCGCCCGGGCCGTGCACAGCACGACCCGAAGCCCGTCCCCCCACACGCAACCACCGCGGGCCTCGCGCGCCCTGTGGTCTCATCCCGAGCCGACGGCATCCGTCGGCTCACCTCATTCCTCCAAGACCGGCGGTCGTGCCCGCCCGCTGTGGCGCGGCGGGCGGGCCGTCGCACGTCTTTCACCATGCGCCTCTGCGCCTCCATCTCTCCCAGCCGCTCGCTGCCCACAGCGCCGCTGGACGTCGACCCGTGAGGAAGGACGAGAATGCCGGCAGCGATAGTCGCGGGACTCGGATCATGGCTCCCGCCGAGGGCAGTGACCAACGAGGAACTCACCCACAGACTCGACACCACGGACGAGTGGATCCGCAGCCGCATCGGCGTCGCCACCCGACACATGATCGACCCCGGCACGGCGACATCGGATCTCGCCGTCGAGGCTGCCCGGCGCGCCCTGCGCTCGGCGGGCGTTCCCGGAGCGGGCGCCGTACTGCTGGCCACCACCACCCCCGACCGGCCCTGCCCCGCGACGGCTCCCGAGATCGCCTCCCGCCTCGGCCTCGGCACCGTGCCCGCCTTCGACCTCGCCGCCGTCTGCACCGGCTTCGTCTACGGCCTCGCGGTCGGCGCCGGTCTCATCGCATCCGGACTCGTCGAGTCGCTGCTCGTGATCGGCGCGGACACCTACTCCACGATCCTCGACCCCGAGGACCGCACGTCCTCCGTGATCTTCGGGGACGGCGCAGGTGCGGTGCTGCTGCGCGCCGGTGATCCCGAAGAGCCGGGCGCGCTGGGCCCGTTCGACCTCGGCAGCCACGGCGAACTCGCGGACCTCATCACCGTTCCCGGCGGCGGATCGCGGCAGCGCTCTTCCCCGGCCCCGGCCGACCCGGGCGACCAGTACTTCAGGATGGAGGGCCGCGCGGTCTTCGCCAACGCCGTCACCCGGATGACCGCCTCGTCGCAGTCCGCGCTGAAGAGCGCCGGGCTGCAGACGTCCGACGTGGACCGAGTCGTCGCGCACCAGGCGAACGCCCGCATCCTGGACGCGGTCGCCACGGAACTGCGGGTGGACCGCGACCGCTTCGTGTCCAACATCGCCCGCGTCGGCAACACCTCAGCCGCCTCGATCCCGCTGGCCCTCGACCACGGTCTACGCGACGGGGAACTGCGGGCCGGCCACCGCGTGCTGCTGACCGCCTTCGGAGGCGGCCTCACCTGGGGGTCGACATCGCTGACGTGGCCCGAGATCGCCCTCGCGGACTAGCGGGGCACCTCGGCGGGGCCGGGCATCAGCGCGGCCCCGCACCACAACTTCCCGAACAGGGCACGTACTTGCTCAGGCCCCGAGCGGCGCGTGGACTTCATCGGTCGGCGAGGTACGGTCCTCCGCCAGGGGCATGACACGCCGAAAGATCGGCACGGCGATCACCGCGACCACCACGTGCATGACCATGAGCGCGAACACGCCGAGCACGTCCGCGCCATCGAGGAAGAACACCGGAACGTCGGCGAGGAAGGACACCCCGACCACGGTCGGCACCAGCTTGCGCAGCACTTCCCGGGGACGCTCGGAACGCCGGCGGATCCGCGCCCACACGACGGCGCCCACGATCACGCCGAGGGTGGTGAGCACCACGTACCCCTTGGGCTGCAAGCCCTGGATCACCTGCGGATCCGAGCCGAGGCTCCGCGCCACCCACGACACCAGGGCATTGCCCGCGCTGCCCAGTACCGCCGCGGCGACGGTACCCAGTACGACCTGGCCGCGATGGAGTTTCTCAATGGTCATGGCACTCCCGTGTCGTCGAGGAGAAGGGGCGGTCCGCCCGACGATAGGGGCGCCGCATCTGGCATGCGGCAAGGGAGTTGCGCGCTTTGCGCTCAGAGCATCACCACCGAGCGCAGGACGTAGCCGTGGTGCATCCGCTCGAACGCCTTCTCCACCTCGTCGAGCTGGATGGTCTCGGTCACGAACAGCATCGGGAAGTCACGCGAAGACGTCCGGCAGCGGCACTTCGAGCTTCATCCGGGCGGTGGTGGGGGACCAGGCTCGCGGCGCGGGGTGGCCCGGAGCCGTCGCCATGGCGGCGTCGACGGCCGTCGCGGGGCGGCGGTCCCGCTGTTGACACGCACCGACCAGGGCGCCTGAAACCAGCCAGTGAGCCTGAACCGGCGTCAGCCAACCGGCGTCAGCCAACCGGCGCCGGCCCGCCGGCGCTGTGAGGAACAGCGCGATCGTTGGCTCACGGGGTTGCCCTGCCGCCGAGGTGTTCTGGTGACGCATCCGATT contains the following coding sequences:
- a CDS encoding PAS domain-containing protein, giving the protein MDVFRTLLDRSGLLLASLDPQMCVVEANEEFVDQFGCDRETLVGSSFYDLLHPGVHAPMRKQFQRLLDGRRERFVEHLAGIGPRQAVFTGDITGIAVHAACGELVGFVVVVNPEEAVQVNAVVVDRTRILSEIHARILEGIASGESTICLASRLFLSRQGVEYHVGTMLKKLKAPNRAALVSRAYSLGVLSVGKWPPKVSPDYVK
- a CDS encoding beta-ketoacyl-ACP synthase III, with the protein product MPAAIVAGLGSWLPPRAVTNEELTHRLDTTDEWIRSRIGVATRHMIDPGTATSDLAVEAARRALRSAGVPGAGAVLLATTTPDRPCPATAPEIASRLGLGTVPAFDLAAVCTGFVYGLAVGAGLIASGLVESLLVIGADTYSTILDPEDRTSSVIFGDGAGAVLLRAGDPEEPGALGPFDLGSHGELADLITVPGGGSRQRSSPAPADPGDQYFRMEGRAVFANAVTRMTASSQSALKSAGLQTSDVDRVVAHQANARILDAVATELRVDRDRFVSNIARVGNTSAASIPLALDHGLRDGELRAGHRVLLTAFGGGLTWGSTSLTWPEIALAD
- a CDS encoding DUF6069 family protein, translated to MTIEKLHRGQVVLGTVAAAVLGSAGNALVSWVARSLGSDPQVIQGLQPKGYVVLTTLGVIVGAVVWARIRRRSERPREVLRKLVPTVVGVSFLADVPVFFLDGADVLGVFALMVMHVVVAVIAVPIFRRVMPLAEDRTSPTDEVHAPLGA